Genomic segment of Aquarana catesbeiana isolate 2022-GZ linkage group LG02, ASM4218655v1, whole genome shotgun sequence:
AATGTTCATCCATTCAtgcatttcatctttttttttttttttttttgcagcgtaCCTTTTCTTCATAGTCGTTGCCtatgtaaattttggcatccttgtTGCATATGTTATGATCCTCGGCTAGCCCCTTTAGAATGGTGTAATAAAGCCCTTGTCTTTTTTGTTGAAGAAGGTTAAAATGAATGAAGATACGAAGGTTAATATAAGCTGGCTGCCTCAGGATCATATAGACGCCAGTTCTCCGGAGAATATCTCGGTGGCAGACTCCTCCCTAATTCCTGTGCTAGAGCCAGAGCTGATTGTAAACCCGTGGGATATTGTTCTGTGTACATCGGGAACCCTCATCTCCTGTGAAAATGCTATAGTGGTCCTCATCATCTTCCATAACCCCAGCCTGCGAGCTCCTATGTTCCTCCTCATCGGCAGCTTGGCGTTGGCGGACCTCTTGGCAGGGGTCGGACTCATTGTCAATTTTATTTTTGCCTATCTCCTTCAATCGGAGGCTGCCAAGCTGGTCACGGTGGGACTGATCGCTGCCTCCTTTTGTGCCTCGGTGTGCAGCTTGCTGGCGATCACCGTTGACCGTTACTTGTCTCTTTACTACGCTTTGACGTACAACTCGGAAAGAACAGTCACCTTTACCTACATCATGCTCATCTTCCTGTGGGGAGCGTCGACGTGCGTGGGACTTTTGCCTATCATGGGTTGGAATTGCCTTAAGGATGAGTCAACGTGTAGTGTTATCCGACCGCTGACGAAAAACAATGCCGCCGCCCTTTCCGTTTCCTTTCTGCTCATGTTTGCACTCATGCTTCAGCTGTACATtcaaatctgcaaaattgtcatgAGGCACGCTCATCAGATTGCCTTACAGCACCATTTCCTGGCCACCTCGCACTACGTCACCACCCGGAAAGGAGTGTCTACTTTGGCCATCATACTTGGGACGTTCGCGGCCTGCTGGATGCCTTTCACCCTTTATTCTTTAATAGCAGATTACACGTACCCTTCCATCTACACCTATGCCACGCTGcttccagccacatacaactctgTCATCAATCCGGTCATCTACGCCTTCCGGAACCAGGAGATCCAAAAAGCGCTGTGGCTGATTTGCTGCGGTTGCATCCCTCCCAGTGTCTCTCAGAGAGCCAGATCACCAAGTGACGTTTGATCATCCATATCTCTACATAAAGCCGCGAGGGGTTGGTGTTCGTTTGCAAGGTGGAGTGTTtgaagtaaatacaaaaaaaaaaagaagaaagatcaGTAGGATTGAGTTCCACCGAGGAATTTTTGTGCTTGATAACATTTGGACACGGCATTAACATGATCAATCCATTTCATAAATGGAGTTCAATGTATTTATAAAGTGCTACTGTGCAATATCTACTTAGAATTTCGAGAAAAAAAGAGCTAATGTAAACTGTCATTCTACTCAGGTTATGTGGTATTGATGATGATTCACTATGAAGTCTTTATTTAATAACACGGGGCTATAGCAGCATGCacagttttctttttaaattatgaTTGACATGGTTGATTCTGATTTAGGAGGTTTTTTTTCTATGGTGCCACACGTGAAATTACTAGTTGTCAAGGCAATTGAATATTTGACTCAAATGTTATTCTATAAATTTTTGTTAAATTTCATTCAATTTTTGTGTTCTCATGGCAATTTTAGGTTGCAAAAACAACTAAACTGGGGAAGTCCCCCACTAAAACAACTAAATGGAGGAAACCCCCCCACCAAAACAACCAAATGGAGGAAACCCCCCACCAATACAACTAAATGGAGGAAACCCCCCACCAAAACAACTAAATGGAGGAAACCCCCCACCAAAACAACTAAATGGAGGAAACCCCCTCCAAAACAACTAAATGGAGGGAAGCCCCCCACCAAAACAACTAAATAGAGGAAACCCCCCACCAAAACAACTAAATGAAGGAAACCCCCACCAAAAAAACCAAAATATGGGAACCCCCCACCAAAACAACTAAATGTGGGAAACCCCCCACCAAAACTAAATGTGAGAACCCCCCACCAAAACAACTAAATGTGGGAAACCTCCAACCCCACCAAAACAACTAAATgtgggaaccccccccccaccaccaaaacaACTAAAtgtgggaacccccccccccaccaaaacaacTAAATGTGGGAAACCCCCCACCAAAACAACTAAATGTGGGAACCCCCCCACCAAAACAACTAAATgtgggaaccccccccccaccaaaacaacTAAATgtgggaaagccccccccccaccaaaacaacTAAATGTGGgaaacccccccccaccaaaacaacTAAATGTGGGAACCCCCCCCACCAAAACAGCTAAATgcgggaaagcccccccccccaccaaaacaacTAAATGtgggaaagcccccccccaccaaaacaacTAAATGTGGgaaacccccccccaccaaaacaacTAAATGTGGGAACCCCCCCCACCAAAACAACTAAATGTGGGAAACCCTCCACCAAAACAACTAAATGTGggaacccccccccaccaaaacaacTAAATGTGGGAACCCCCCCATCAACAATTTATCATTTATTGATGTCACTATATTTTATTGATGTCAGTGTTGGGTCACATTCAATTTTGGGTCGAAATTTCCTGAAAATTGCCATGTGTGCGGCCTGCATAAGACCTGCCAAGGTAGAGAGGAATGCTGGGCTCAGCCGAGTGTTTATTCCTGCGGGCTTGTTCACATATGCAGGTGAGGGGAAGAAAAAAGAGGCAGTTGGGCTTTATCAGTTAACCATTTTGggttttaccgccccccccccccccaacccaggcCACAAGGTAACAATACCAGTGGCCATGTTAGTACACAGTTGTGGTGCAGTGTAATGACATTTATACAACCTGTTGCATGCTGCCATGAAACAGGACCCATTGAAGTAAATGGGCCAGTGGTGCAAGCAGGGTGGTGCAGTTGGCTGCAATGAGGCtacatatacagtaataaatgTGGTTGTCATTTTTATTGTCTTACTGTACTGTTGTACTGAAATATGCCTTGTGCTGGCATCATGCTCAACATAGAGCGTCATGCCCCTAATCACATCATTGCTCAGGGAAAGTCAACAGATCATTTTAACCTATTAGCAGCCCTATAGTACAGTAAAAGGACAGTAAAAGGACATCCACACGTATTAGTGTGTATgcagcctgactgcattacagtgAAGTTAGTTCATTTGGGCTTTAAACCTTTTGCTGCTGGAGCCATTTTTTCATTTTCTGCATATATATTAAATGCATGTTTTAGGActaaagattacttaaaacccctcAAACTTTACTTTATTGTGTCTGGGAGGGGCAGCATGGAGACACAAAGGTGTATTCGGATCAGTCAGGGGAAggtgaataaagtttttttttttgttcactttgcaTATCTGTGTATCCTACGTAGATTTAAGATTTGCATAGATTCTCATACAGGAGCCTTTTGCTTGTACTTTAAGTTTCCTCACCCCACTGTGTGGGCACCATAGAATCATTAATTTGCAGTAACCTCTGGCAGCCggacagcttttaaaaaaaaaaaaaaaataaggcaaatAAAAACTAAAATCTGGTTGTCACAATGCATCACTGGGCCTCATGCATACAAGTGTCCTAAAGGTCAGCTTTATCCAAAACTGGTATTTCAGGTTTGAGTGTTGCTCAGGAAATTGAATCACGTgctaccatttttttttctcatggacTCCAGTGGTGGTGAGCTATCTCCTGCAGAATTCCCACTTCCACCCAACTAGATGATAAACAATGTCAGTCTTCCCGTGATGCCTATAGATTTGTGGGAAGTAGTGTGGAGAAAAACTACTGGGTGAAAGTCTTGCCACCATAAGTTGAGTTCTAAGATGACGGTCAACTCAGCCCAGTGCTCAAACCCAACTTAAATATCTCTTTAGGGTGCAGTTGGCCATCAACCAAAATGTCTTGTTACTTATATCAGAATTTTACATTTTTGCATGCTGAAAAAAATGGCAGTTGGCACCTGATTGGTTCTATGGGCAAGACGTACATTTTActtacattacttttttttccgCTGTTTTTGCTGCACTAGGCTCTGTGTTATTAAATAAACCAATATGTGTTCCTGTTTTGTAACTAAAGCAATGACACAACTGTGGCTTTTTAGTCTTGGCCCTCTGGTCATCTTATAAACCCAGCTGAAATCCTAAATACATCTCAGTTGCTGGAGGGTCAGTTCTGAACACCACCAACATACTATTGCTGTCATTGTAACCTTCATGTCAGAAATGAAAGGTCCAGTCCCACTTAGAAGATTTCTATGGAGTAATACCAGTCTGTAGTGTACATACAACCAGGCACTTTTCAATGTTTGTGTGTCAAGTGTAAATTATGTTTGatagattatttatttttttgtaattaccGAATGCCAAAATACGAATAGCACAAATACATAATATAAGAAGATctccccttattttatttttttttttttacatttgctgtaaaacagaaaaaaaatccagcatttaaaatgttggttgaagAAATGTTTGCTGGAGATCATTATAGAAAATTAGCAATATAAGATGGAGGAGTAAGGGGGCTTGGACCTTCTAAATGGGAATGAATCTTTTCTTACTGTTAGATTTGTGAGACTGTATGTCTTGTATAGATAATTGAATGAGCCTAGGGGGCGAGGTTAGAGGGGCGCTCTTGCACGCagagatttttttcattttaaactgCGTCACATTTTCTATACATTGAGCTGAACAAGCGACATCAGCTGagatgaaggttaaaaaaaaattgcgaaccCCATTGCACACATCTGGTAGAGCGaacctttttttttagaaaatgctgTCTTCAGCCTTTTCTCAAATGGAATTTTTTAAAACCAGacctatcagtaaaaaaaaaaaaaaaaagtgacattccATAGATCAAAAGCTCAACCGAGtaataaaaatgtgattttttttttttcctattatgcTTGCTTTTAGTAATCCGTTGGCTCCTTTTCTGATCCCATGACCCATATATGCCATGGTGTCGGTCATTTGTGCTCCGCTGACATGTGCATGCTGGGATATTGTCTTACCCAACAGAATCTCAGACTTAGCTTTTTATATTTCAAGACTGAGCAGCTTCAGGTGATGACAGCTAGTGCCCCCCGCCCCGCACTGGGCATGTATAAGACCCACCCGCCACATTATTAGCGAGTTGGTGTCTCATGGTAGTAAGAAAATACCAAGAAAACAACATGGCTTACTGGTTACTGCTCAAAATAATAAACCCCCTACAGGTTCATTTTGTAAAACTTAGCTTTTTGAATCAAAGTAATAAAATCTTTTTATTTGTAGCACTAGGTGCTTGTTTTTCTTTAACTGATAATGGAGAGTGATTGCAGTTCAGCTTCATGTTTTTTGGGGAAACAAGTTTTGGGTTTCCCTAACAAAAATCACAACGTGCAAAAGCGTCATCTGCCCTCGTCCCAAAAGGGCTTGGCTACACGTTCAGTGCCCAGAAATGGTCTGAGAACAGTCAAAGAATTACCTGAAATTGCCTGCTGGATTACATGGATCTCCAGTTATATAGGTGAGCTGTGAGAATGGAATAATGGGGCTGTCATTTCTGTAGGTTCTAAGCCTTTCATCCTGATTGACTTAACTGCCTATTAAATCCAAGCCCTGGAATAAGCATATAACTGATGAAGTCTAAAAAGTCTGAATTTCCATCCTGCAGATGAGAGACTCCTTATGTAGGGCACCCAGGATCAGAATGACAGCAGTGGCAGTTCCCATATTTTTGTTTTCATGGACTTCCCTAAAGCCTAACTGAACTTttagtttaaagtgatattaaatccaaaagcaaacatttattatgttgcagcttaccaattcttaaaggtgatggctgcattagtttcctattTTTAGGCTTAGTTTCATCTGGTGAACCAGCCATcacatctgttgtttttcaaaagcacagctTTTttcagctctccagcagaatgtatcagtttacatgggtgagacaaaccacttaaaacTGGAAGGGGTGAATAAAATTATCTGCTTTTATCtatttatgtgaaacctttatcccaaaaagaaaaaaacctgctgTAACTGATcataaagtgtaagctggagttttaCTTCAGTTTGTTAGTGATTCTAAAGCCTAATACACATGGCCGAATATCGGGCAGcatcggcttctgttgaagggatatGACCCAAAAAggtcaatggctgagagcactgaccggagtgttctggcagggggctgtCCCTCACAATAGATTAGCGGGGGAGATtggtgtactaacatcagattgttagtacag
This window contains:
- the GPR12 gene encoding G-protein coupled receptor 12 produces the protein MNEDTKVNISWLPQDHIDASSPENISVADSSLIPVLEPELIVNPWDIVLCTSGTLISCENAIVVLIIFHNPSLRAPMFLLIGSLALADLLAGVGLIVNFIFAYLLQSEAAKLVTVGLIAASFCASVCSLLAITVDRYLSLYYALTYNSERTVTFTYIMLIFLWGASTCVGLLPIMGWNCLKDESTCSVIRPLTKNNAAALSVSFLLMFALMLQLYIQICKIVMRHAHQIALQHHFLATSHYVTTRKGVSTLAIILGTFAACWMPFTLYSLIADYTYPSIYTYATLLPATYNSVINPVIYAFRNQEIQKALWLICCGCIPPSVSQRARSPSDV